The nucleotide window CAAAAACATTAGAGAGAAAGTCTTTCCTGAGGACTGGCTCAAACCAAGCTTCTGGCCCGAAAAAATAATGAAGGAGCTCTACGAGGAGCTCAAGAAAAAGTACCCCAGGAAGATAGCTCGCTCGCTCCTTTGGGAGAAGGCGAAAGAGAGGGCCCTCAGGGAGAGCGATACCGCAGGGGCTAGAATAGCAAGGGTCGTTGTCCATCCGGACTATCGCTCCGACGGATTAGGCCAATTAAGCGTTAGAGCGGCGCTCGAGTGGATTGCCGAGAGAAGAATTCCGGAAATGAGGAAGAAGAAGCACTTCGTCGAGACGATAGCCCAGATGGCCCGCTACAACCCCTTCTTCGAGAAGGTCGGCTTCAGGTTCGTTTGGGAGACCGCCAGCGGAAGGCCAGTCCTCATATACCCACTCACAGACGAGGCAGCAAAGTATCTAGACCGCTACTTCAGGGAAGACCCCCACGCCCCCAAGGGGCCCCTCTGGAGGCCAAGCTACGGGAAGGTGGAGCCTCTAAGTGGGCCCATAGTCTTCAGGAACGTCTCAAAGGTCTTCGAGAGCGAGCTGGACATCAAAGGATTGCCGGATGACATTCAGGAGCTCCTGAAGGCCTTTGGCGTAAGGCACCGTGTAATCCAGAGGCCTGTCTTGAGAAACCTCAACTTTGAGATAAGGCCGGGAGAGCTCATAGCCGTCGTTGGGGCGAGCGGGGCCGGTAAGACTACCCTCCTCCGCCTAATACTAGGTGCGGCGAAGGGCTATTGGGAAGAGAAGTACAGGCCCACGAGCGGTGAAGTTAAGGTCCCTAGGAACGTGAGGGTGTCAGTCCTAATTCCCGGTGAATTCGAGCCGTCCTTCGGTTCAGAGAGCATACTGGAGCACGTTTACAGGAAGATTAAGGACCTGAACGCGGCCGTGGAGGTTCTCAACAGGGCCGGACTCAGCGACGCCGTACTCTACAGGGCCCGTTTCAGTGAGCTCTCGACGGGCCAGAAAGAGAGGGCCAAGATTGCATCCCTGCTTGCCGAGAGGCCAAATCTCCTCCTGATAGACGAGTTTGCGGCCCACCTCGACACTCTGACGGCAATGAGGGTGGCAAGGAAAGTTGCCGAGATAATCCGTGAGGCTGGCATAACCGCGGTGATAATCACCCACAGACCCGAGGTCGTGAAGGCCCTTGACCCCGACAGGGTGCTCTTTGTCGGCTATGGCACGGCGGTCATGAAGAAGAGCGAGGAGGTTGTGGACAAACGCTAGTTCCCCCATCCTCGAGCCTCCTCTTGAAGCGCTCCCACACGAAGTCATAGATCCTCCTCAAAACGTCTGACATAGTAGAATTTCATCACTCACACCTCCAAGAACATTTTTCTGTCGCTTGTCTCCACCATTATGCACTTCCCGAAGCTGTATTCGACGCCGTGGCTCTCTAAGAGCTCTCTAATCTCCTCGCTCTCGGCGCCGGGCTGGAACCAAAGCCTCTTAAAGCCCGCCTCGATGGCTTCCTTCGCCACTTGAATGCCGACTTCCGGAGGAACTACGAATACTATTACGTCCACGTCCTTTGGAAGCTCCTTCACGCTCTTGTAGCACTTCAGCCCCTCGATATCCTCGTGGTTGGGATTAACTGGAAGAACCTCAAACCCTTTGCCAAGCAGATCATGGAGGATAATGTTCCCATACTTGGCTGGGTTCTTAGATGCTCCGACGAGGGCTATCTTTTTGAACTCCTTCGGGTTCATTTCTTTCACCAAGTTTGAATAAGGATTGCCCTTTTTATACGTTGCTGGGCAAAAATGAGTAGGCAAACCGGCCAAATCTTCCTATTTCTGTCGCGATTAAATTCCATCAACCCCCAAAAACTACGGGCAGGAGCTTCACGATATCGCCTTCTTTCAGAACGTGGTCCTCACTTACCTTTTTCTCGTTTACTAGTATATGATGCTCCTCCGCACTTATCCCAAGCTTTCTGAGAAGCTCTCCAATCGTGGTTCCCTCCTCAACCTCCACCTCGCTCCTGGGTGAAAACTTAAGAGCCAGCTCCCCGTAGAGGATAAGCACGACTTTCATAGGCCCACCTCAAAAAAAAGTAATGTCAGAGACCGAGGCGCTTCCTTATCCTCCTGACTTCACGCTTCGCCTCACCGAGGCCTAGCTCCTCAAGAACGTCCTCCCTTGGTATGCCGTTCTCGTCGTAGCCGATTTCCGCATAGTACTGCTTGCGCTTTTCCATGATATCCTCCATTGTGGGAGCCTTCCCTTTCATGGGGCCGCTCGGCAGAGGTTCGTAGAACCTCTGCGGATTATCGTCATCCTTCCTTGGATCCCAATAAACATCAGGGCCGCCGAGAAGGAGAAGGATTCTCTGGAGGTGGATTATTCTAAGGCCGACCTCGTTAAACCACTTCTCAGGGGTTAAGTCGAAGCCCGTAACCGCGTTTCCGAACTCGATGATTTTTTCAAAGCCGGGTTTAGTTGTGAACATGCATATCACCGCAGAGTCATAGAATGCATTCACCAGCTCGCCCTCGTAGCTTTTCGCCGGCAAACCGGCAGTTGCTGTGTGGTCGCCTCCCTGAACGGAGACGGCGTAGCTTATCTCTTTCGTGTAGTCGAGGCCGCTCCTAACTCCGTGGGCACCAACGCCAATGCCCTTGACGTGGACGGCATACTTGAGGACATCAACGCCCTTCATCTCGGAGATTCTAAGCGCGGCCCGGTAGGTGCCTTCGGCCAGTATCTCCCCGATGCCCTTCCTTTCAACTATCAGCTCAAGTAGCTTTGCGAAGGCCTTCTCATCTCCCCACTCAAGCTTGAATCCGATGTCCTCCTCCGTGAGGATTCCGCGCTGGTAAAGCTCTGCCGCAAAGCCGAGGACGTTGCCGGCGTTTATGCCATCCAAGCCGAGTTCGTCAACCAAGTAAGAGAGGTAGATTATCTTCTCGGGCTCGAAGATGCCGAGGTTTGTTCCCATGTATGCCATCAGCTCGTAGTCGGGCGCGTCCGTTATGGCTCCTTTGTACTCTCCGTAGCGGAGGTAGGATATCTTCATGCAGTTGACCGGACAGCCGTAATCGGCCCAGTACTTCTTCACCCAGGCCTTCAGCTCGAAGTTCACCACACTTATCCTCTCGTCGTCGTGGTACTCCTCCTGCCAGTTTTTAATCGGTTCGCTTGAGCGGTCCTTTCCAACGCTGTAGCCTCCCGCTCCCGTTCCCCACTGTCTAAAAGTTGTCATTTGGAACAGCTCCCTCCAGAATTCCCTCAGCATGGCCTTGACTTTATCCCTGTCATGAACAGCTGGGAGAGGTCCGCTTCCCTTAACCAGAATCGCCTTCAGATTCTTACTCCCCATCACGGCACCGTAACCGCCGTAGCCAGCAGCGTGCATAAGCTTGCTCATTATCGCAGAAAAGCGCACCTTCTTCTCTCCACCCCTTCCGATGTACATCATGGCGGGCTCCTTGGGAACGCCCCTCAGCCTAGCCTTTTTCCTAAGCTCATCGTGGACTTCCCTGAGGAGGGTCTTGTGGAGCTCTATTCCACCCATTCCCCAGTACTTGGACGCGTCGCGGATCTCAACCTCGTCGTCGTTTATGAAAAGATAGACGGGCTCCTTAGCCTTGCCGCGAATTATTATCCCGTCGTAGCCGCTCGCTTTGAGCTCAAGACCTACCTCACTGCTAAGGACACTGCCAACGACACCGTTGCTCTCGGGCGATTTGGCTACCACAGAAGTCTTTATCCCTGGGTAGTAGCCCGTCAGCGGCCCGGTGAGGATCAGCAGAAGGTTCTCTTCACCGAGCGGATCAACTTTTTCCCACCTTTCCCCAAGCTCCTTCCACAGGATGTAAGTTCCAAGCCCCCTGCCGCCGTAGAAGCGGAGCATTTCTTCATCTATTTCAACGGTTTTAACTTTTCCAGTGCCCAAATCAACGTCTATGAGTTTTCCGGTGTAGCCGTGCACGGTATCACCCCAGGAACTCCTCCCCATAGAGCTTCCTCGCAAGCTCGATGCTCTTCTCAACCGGATCCTTCGCGAAGGTTCTGTAGACGGAGCGGTACTGGCCTTTTACTAGCGTTAGTGCATCGTGCCCTGCTTCATGACAAACCTCTACGCACTTTGGATTTCCCTCACAAAGGTCACAGATGACGACGCTTCCCTTGCCCACAGGAATCCTTGGGACGTTGCCTGGACATGCTAAGACGCAGGCTCCACACGTGGTACACTTCTCCTCGTCAACGAGAACTGCTCCCGTTTTCTCGTCCACGCTCAGAGCATCAAAGTTGCACGCTTTTACGCAGGGATAATCCTGACACTGGACGCATGTGTGGGGGACGTTGACCCCCGGGAGGAGCTCATATATCCTTATGCGCGATGCTTCCGGCCAGATTACCCCCTCGTGCTCCAAGGAACAGGCTACCTCGCACAGCCTGCAGCCACTGCACCTCTCTGGAGTTACCAGGATCCAAATCCTATCCTCCGTGGACACTGAAAATCACTCCTTATCTTGGATCAAGGTCCCGAGCTTTGCCTGTCTCTGGCCAAGCTCTCTGTCGAGCATGAATAAGGCTTGGGGATTGTCGCCGATTATCTTGAGCTTGTCGAGTATCGCCTTTGTCGAGGCCTCCTCCTCTACCTGCTCTTCGACGAACCACTGGAGGAAGTTGTATGTTGCGTGGTCATTTTCCTCCTGAGCCAGCTCGACGAGCTTGAATATGGACTGTGTGACCCCTACCTCATGGAGATAAACGGCCTCGAAGGCCTTGAGCGGGCTCTCGAAGTCCTGCTTTGGCTTTTCAATCTCATAAAGCTCGACCTTGCCTCCGCGGTTGAAGACATAGTCGTATATCCTCATCGCGTGGCCAAGCTCCTCCTCAGCCTGGGCCTCCATCCATTTGGCGAAGCCCTCAAGCCCCTTGTCCTTGAAGTAGGCAGCTATCCCAAGGTAGAAATATGCGGAAAATAGCTCCTTGTTTATCTGCTCATTGAGTGCCTTAAGCATCCTTTCGCTCAGCATTTGGCATCACCATCTCTATATTACGAGGCTTGAGTTTTTAAGGATGTTGACCGTTAACATTTGTGCCAAGGTTTGCGAGTTCAAGGACGAGGTCCGCTTTTTTGCAGTGCCTCCTCAGCCTCTCAATAACCCTTTCATCGCCGCCAAGAACCGGCCAGAGGATTGAGTCTATGTGAAGTGGCGGAATACCAACGTCCCTCGCTATTCGGCTCCAGAAGGTCGCAGGCGGCTCTCTTGTAAACCGTCTCGTATAGGCTCTTATCCTAACATCCTCGGGGATTGGGATTTCCATTGGGTAGGGTCGAAACTCCCCAAAGGTTATCCGACAGGCGTAGCCGAACATCTTAACCGCGAACACAACTGTTTTTGTGCTTTTTCCCGTGCCAAGAACATTGGCCAAGTTGCTCTGAAGGGAGAGCATGTTCCGGTAGTAGTATCTCAGTCTCCCAAGGTCCAGACGAGCAAGGAAGGGCTCAAGCTTCCGGAGACGGGCTACCTTTCTCCCAACCAGCCTTCGGTTGGTCTTAGATTGGGGAAGAAACCGGGCGTAGGCTTCGGCTATGCTTCCCCTCGGCGGGTTCTTTGAAAAGTACTGCGAAAACTCCCACCACCAGTCCTCACCCTTCCCGCTCAGCTGATAGCTGACGACGGCGTTCGCGATAACGAGCTTGAGAAAAGGTTCCTCGTCCCCAAGGTTCTTCCAGAGGTTCCTCAGGGCGTCAAACTGGAGATCGACCCGCTCCTCTATCGTCCGGGCACATTCAATGCCAAGCTTTCCGAGTATCCCCTTCAGCCTGGCCACATTATCATCAAGGCCTAAGAAGCGGTCGGGGGTCATAGATGCTTCACCTCGGGCCTTCACCTGTCAACACTGAAGTTCCCTACTTTGACCACGGCCATAAGTCTTGCCTTGATGACCTTCACGAGCCCCCATATTCCCGAACCTCCTCCCAAGGGTGCCTCTCGGGTCTATCTTGGATAATCCCTTTTATAACCCCCTTCCCGACGGCGGCCGGCGAAAACTTTATAAGTGCTTCCCCGTCGAACTATAACCCGACAACAAGCGGGACGGAGCGGGGGTTGCCGAGCCTGGTCAAAGGCGCGGGATTGAGGGTCCCGTCCCGTAGGGGTTCCGGGGTTCAAATCCCCGCCCCCGCACCATTTACTTCTGAGGGGTTAGTATGTCGGGAAAGGTATACATTAAGGTCTATAGGGTTCAAGGTGAAGTTCTTCTTGCAGCCTGCGACGAGGAACTCCTTGGGAAAACCTTCAGAGAAGGAGAGCTAAGGTTAGATGTGAAGGAGAGGTTCTACAAGGGGGAGCTCGTGGAGGTCGATGCCCTCGCCGACTTCCTCAAGGAGGCAACGATAGCGAATCTCGTTGGTGAGAGGTGCGTAGGAAAGGCAATAGAGTTGGGATACGTGGATGAGGAGAGGGTGCTCCGCATTCAGGGGGTTCCCCACGCCCAGATGGCCAAGATGCTGTGGTGATGGACTATGAGGTTCTGTTATCGGTGTGGGATAAGCGAAGAAGAGGGTGGCCCTCTCATAGACGGCCTCTGTCAGGTGTGTTTCCGCAGGGAGAATCCCATCCTTCTCCTAGAGCCGGAGAAAAACACGGAGCTATGTCAGAACTGCGGGAGCTATAAAAAGGGGGGCGTTTGGGTGGACCCCCAGAACTACGAGCTCCCAGCCCTCATATTCGAGGTTGCCGAGAACACCCTTATTGAGAGCCTCGAGGAATGCCTGGTCCGTGTGAAGGACTTCGAGATAGTTGGGTGGGAGGATATCGAAGAAAGGGAGCCGCCCGTCGGGAGAGCCCTCGTGGCCTTCAGGCCCGTTGACTGGCACGTGGACTATTTTCCTGCCATAATTATCTACGAGGTGCGTGCCAAGGCCAGAATCCACGAGCTCCAGGTCGAGCCCCACGACGAGACGAGAAGGGTCACCGTTTACGTCCGTCAGACGGTCTGCCCGAGATGCCAAAGGTTCCTCGCGGGCTACTACGAGGCCATCCTCCAAGTGAGGGTGGAGGGCAGGGAGTTCACGAAGGAAGAGAGGGAGGAAATAACGAGGCTCGTCCAGGCTAAGGTCGATGAGATAATGAAGAGGGACAGAATGGGCTTCATCCAAGACACGATAGAGAAGGAGGAAGGAATTGACTTCTACATGGGTTCAACTTCTAGTGCCAGAAAACTTGCCCAAGCCATAAGGGAGCGCTTCGGCGGGACGATAAGCGAGGCCTACGAGCTCGTCGGCCTTGACAGACAGACCAGCAAGGAGATCTACAGGACAAGCGTCACAATCAGGCTACCGAAGTTCAGGAAGGGGGACGTGGTTGGGGATAAGCACGGGCGCGTTTACGTTGTCGAGCGTGTGGATGGCAAAGGGCTTAAGCTCAGGAATCTTGAGGACTGGAGCGAGGAGCACAGGGACTGGAGGACCGTGAAGAGGGATGGGATTGACCTAGTGGAGCACGAGGAGAGGAAGGCCCTCCTCATGAACCTGACGCCGAAGGAGGCTCAGTTTATGGACATGCAGACCTACGAGACCTTCGAGATAGAGAGGCCCAAGATGGAGCTCGAAGAGGGAAGGGTTTATAGACTCATAAGGGTAAGGGGCAGATACTACGTGGGGTTTATGGGGGTGAGTGAATGAGCATGATACTCGTTTACACGACGTTCCCGGACTGGGAGAGTGCCGAAAGGGTTGTAAAGAAGCTTTTGGAGGAGAGACTCATTGCCTGTGTCAACCTCAGGGAGCACAAGGCCTTCTATTGGTGGCAGGGGAAGATAGAGGAGGACACTGAGGTAGGGGCGATATTGAAGACGAAGGAGGAGCTGTGGGAGACCCTAAAGGCGAGGCTGGAGGAAGAACATCCCTACACGGTTCCGGCGATAATAAGGATTGACGCGAGCGATGTGAATGAACCCTACCTCCGGTGGCTTTTTGAGGAAACCAAGTGATGCGTCCGAACTTTTATATATTTCCTCGCCGTCTATAAACCCGGGGTGGTTAGATGCTTCTCGAAGCTCCCGTTTACAAGGAGATATTTGGCGCCGTGAAAATTTATGAGCTCCAGAAAGTCATAAAGATGGACACCGAAACCGAAGAGGTTCCCATATACACCATAACGAACGTTCCAAGGGAGAAGATATACTCAACGCTGGGTGAGATGGCGATAGTCGTCCCCATGAAGGACGAAAAGCTTCACCTCGTGGATGGCGTCCTTAAGGCGATTCCTCATAAGTGTCCGATAATAATCGTCTCTAACAGTAAGCGCGAAGGCCCCAACCAGTACAAGCTGGAGGTCGATTTGGTCAGGCATTTCTACAACCTGACGCATTCGAAGGTAATCATGGTTCACCAGAGGGACCCCGGCCTTGCCAAGGCCTTCAAGGAGGTCGGCTATACCGATATACTGGATGAGAAGGGCAACGTGAGGAGCGGTAAAGGAGAGGGCATGCTCATAGGAATCCTCCTTGCGAAGGCCATCGGTGCTAAGTACGTCGGGTTTGTCGATGCTGACAACTACATTCCGGGTTCTGTCAACGAATACGTGAAGGACTACGCCGCAGGCTTTCTGATGAGCGAGAGTGACTACACAATGGTGAGGCTTCACTGGAGGCATAAACCTAAGGTTACGAAGGGTAGCCTATACTTCAGGAAATGGGGGAGGGTCAGCGAGATAACGAACCACTACCTCAACATGCTCA belongs to Pyrococcus yayanosii CH1 and includes:
- a CDS encoding GNAT family N-acetyltransferase — translated: MILRGKIVAGKVPRFKHRWFGILDVDVGGEIYRLYMSGIAQWLVEGDEVEIHIKNPPRTVDGVRLLDFDDYELYKFYKGEKVKVWPLWVKTYKAKRFSPLTGELLYTYEIRAREATYESDFEAIAELEQYHYASQKEKVALWRCEKCGMIIEANTRPPCPKCGSEKVHILEIKGSTPASRFLLLELVKREEYEPRVLAYVRIDPPIPLMHRRLPDGSVDKNIREKVFPEDWLKPSFWPEKIMKELYEELKKKYPRKIARSLLWEKAKERALRESDTAGARIARVVVHPDYRSDGLGQLSVRAALEWIAERRIPEMRKKKHFVETIAQMARYNPFFEKVGFRFVWETASGRPVLIYPLTDEAAKYLDRYFREDPHAPKGPLWRPSYGKVEPLSGPIVFRNVSKVFESELDIKGLPDDIQELLKAFGVRHRVIQRPVLRNLNFEIRPGELIAVVGASGAGKTTLLRLILGAAKGYWEEKYRPTSGEVKVPRNVRVSVLIPGEFEPSFGSESILEHVYRKIKDLNAAVEVLNRAGLSDAVLYRARFSELSTGQKERAKIASLLAERPNLLLIDEFAAHLDTLTAMRVARKVAEIIREAGITAVIITHRPEVVKALDPDRVLFVGYGTAVMKKSEEVVDKR
- a CDS encoding CoA-binding protein → MNPKEFKKIALVGASKNPAKYGNIILHDLLGKGFEVLPVNPNHEDIEGLKCYKSVKELPKDVDVIVFVVPPEVGIQVAKEAIEAGFKRLWFQPGAESEEIRELLESHGVEYSFGKCIMVETSDRKMFLEV
- a CDS encoding MoaD/ThiS family protein; translated protein: MKVVLILYGELALKFSPRSEVEVEEGTTIGELLRKLGISAEEHHILVNEKKVSEDHVLKEGDIVKLLPVVFGG
- a CDS encoding aldehyde ferredoxin oxidoreductase family protein, coding for MHGYTGKLIDVDLGTGKVKTVEIDEEMLRFYGGRGLGTYILWKELGERWEKVDPLGEENLLLILTGPLTGYYPGIKTSVVAKSPESNGVVGSVLSSEVGLELKASGYDGIIIRGKAKEPVYLFINDDEVEIRDASKYWGMGGIELHKTLLREVHDELRKKARLRGVPKEPAMMYIGRGGEKKVRFSAIMSKLMHAAGYGGYGAVMGSKNLKAILVKGSGPLPAVHDRDKVKAMLREFWRELFQMTTFRQWGTGAGGYSVGKDRSSEPIKNWQEEYHDDERISVVNFELKAWVKKYWADYGCPVNCMKISYLRYGEYKGAITDAPDYELMAYMGTNLGIFEPEKIIYLSYLVDELGLDGINAGNVLGFAAELYQRGILTEEDIGFKLEWGDEKAFAKLLELIVERKGIGEILAEGTYRAALRISEMKGVDVLKYAVHVKGIGVGAHGVRSGLDYTKEISYAVSVQGGDHTATAGLPAKSYEGELVNAFYDSAVICMFTTKPGFEKIIEFGNAVTGFDLTPEKWFNEVGLRIIHLQRILLLLGGPDVYWDPRKDDDNPQRFYEPLPSGPMKGKAPTMEDIMEKRKQYYAEIGYDENGIPREDVLEELGLGEAKREVRRIRKRLGL
- a CDS encoding 4Fe-4S dicluster domain-containing protein, with protein sequence MSTEDRIWILVTPERCSGCRLCEVACSLEHEGVIWPEASRIRIYELLPGVNVPHTCVQCQDYPCVKACNFDALSVDEKTGAVLVDEEKCTTCGACVLACPGNVPRIPVGKGSVVICDLCEGNPKCVEVCHEAGHDALTLVKGQYRSVYRTFAKDPVEKSIELARKLYGEEFLG
- a CDS encoding ferritin, whose product is MLSERMLKALNEQINKELFSAYFYLGIAAYFKDKGLEGFAKWMEAQAEEELGHAMRIYDYVFNRGGKVELYEIEKPKQDFESPLKAFEAVYLHEVGVTQSIFKLVELAQEENDHATYNFLQWFVEEQVEEEASTKAILDKLKIIGDNPQALFMLDRELGQRQAKLGTLIQDKE
- a CDS encoding N-glycosylase/DNA lyase — translated: MTPDRFLGLDDNVARLKGILGKLGIECARTIEERVDLQFDALRNLWKNLGDEEPFLKLVIANAVVSYQLSGKGEDWWWEFSQYFSKNPPRGSIAEAYARFLPQSKTNRRLVGRKVARLRKLEPFLARLDLGRLRYYYRNMLSLQSNLANVLGTGKSTKTVVFAVKMFGYACRITFGEFRPYPMEIPIPEDVRIRAYTRRFTREPPATFWSRIARDVGIPPLHIDSILWPVLGGDERVIERLRRHCKKADLVLELANLGTNVNGQHP
- a CDS encoding DUF424 domain-containing protein, translated to MSGKVYIKVYRVQGEVLLAACDEELLGKTFREGELRLDVKERFYKGELVEVDALADFLKEATIANLVGERCVGKAIELGYVDEERVLRIQGVPHAQMAKMLW
- a CDS encoding 60S ribosomal export protein NMD3, whose amino-acid sequence is MRFCYRCGISEEEGGPLIDGLCQVCFRRENPILLLEPEKNTELCQNCGSYKKGGVWVDPQNYELPALIFEVAENTLIESLEECLVRVKDFEIVGWEDIEEREPPVGRALVAFRPVDWHVDYFPAIIIYEVRAKARIHELQVEPHDETRRVTVYVRQTVCPRCQRFLAGYYEAILQVRVEGREFTKEEREEITRLVQAKVDEIMKRDRMGFIQDTIEKEEGIDFYMGSTSSARKLAQAIRERFGGTISEAYELVGLDRQTSKEIYRTSVTIRLPKFRKGDVVGDKHGRVYVVERVDGKGLKLRNLEDWSEEHRDWRTVKRDGIDLVEHEERKALLMNLTPKEAQFMDMQTYETFEIERPKMELEEGRVYRLIRVRGRYYVGFMGVSE
- the cutA gene encoding divalent-cation tolerance protein CutA, which encodes MILVYTTFPDWESAERVVKKLLEERLIACVNLREHKAFYWWQGKIEEDTEVGAILKTKEELWETLKARLEEEHPYTVPAIIRIDASDVNEPYLRWLFEETK
- the mpgS gene encoding mannosyl-3-phosphoglycerate synthase, translated to MLLEAPVYKEIFGAVKIYELQKVIKMDTETEEVPIYTITNVPREKIYSTLGEMAIVVPMKDEKLHLVDGVLKAIPHKCPIIIVSNSKREGPNQYKLEVDLVRHFYNLTHSKVIMVHQRDPGLAKAFKEVGYTDILDEKGNVRSGKGEGMLIGILLAKAIGAKYVGFVDADNYIPGSVNEYVKDYAAGFLMSESDYTMVRLHWRHKPKVTKGSLYFRKWGRVSEITNHYLNMLISEQTAFETTIMVTGNAGEHAMTMKLAEIMPFSTGYSIEPYEIVYLLERFGRWENVEEFQDVFDRGIEIFQIETLNPHFHEDKGKEHVKEMILLSLTTIYHSKLASENLRKRILEDLREHGIIGPNEEPPKPTVMRPIKDIDVKEWMEVLENSAETLLRFEV